The following are encoded together in the Poseidonibacter lekithochrous genome:
- the rpsL gene encoding 30S ribosomal protein S12 codes for MPTINQLVRKERKRVIKKSKSPALEKCPQRRGVCTRVYTTTPKKPNSALRKVAKVRLTTGFEVISYIGGEGHNLQEHSIVLVRGGRVKDLPGVKYHVVRGALDTAGVANRTVARSKYGTKKPKK; via the coding sequence ATGCCTACAATCAATCAGCTTGTAAGAAAAGAGCGAAAAAGAGTGATTAAGAAATCAAAATCACCAGCTTTAGAGAAATGTCCACAAAGAAGAGGAGTATGTACAAGAGTATATACTACTACACCAAAGAAACCTAACTCGGCTTTAAGAAAAGTTGCAAAAGTTAGATTAACTACTGGTTTTGAAGTAATTTCATACATTGGTGGAGAAGGTCATAACCTTCAAGAGCACTCGATTGTTCTAGTAAGAGGGGGTAGAGTTAAAGATTTACCTGGTGTTAAGTATCACGTTGTAAGAGGTGCCTTAGATACTGCTGGTGTTGCAAACAGAACTGTTGCAAGATCTAAGTACGGTACTAAGAAACCAAAGAAATAA
- a CDS encoding NIPSNAP family protein, protein MITCYLNYKIDPKKIKEFEHYAKLWIPLVNKFGGTHHGYFMPSEGANNIALALFTFPSLAEYENYRNDSFNDNECIDAFKYAEETDCIISYERSFFRPVFN, encoded by the coding sequence ATGATTACATGTTATTTAAACTACAAAATTGACCCAAAGAAAATTAAGGAATTTGAACATTATGCAAAACTATGGATTCCATTAGTTAATAAATTCGGTGGAACTCATCATGGATATTTTATGCCAAGTGAAGGTGCTAATAATATTGCTTTAGCTCTTTTTACATTTCCATCTTTAGCAGAATATGAGAACTATAGAAATGATTCATTTAATGACAATGAGTGTATAGATGCATTTAAGTATGCAGAAGAGACTGATTGTATTATTTCTTATGAAAGAAGTTTTTTTAGACCAGTATTTAATTAA
- a CDS encoding D-cysteine desulfhydrase has product MDLNRFKKRGYVKRPTYIEPLKNLTKVMDKNISLYVKRDDMLESGGNKTRKLDYLIADAIEKGCDTLITCGAVQSNHCRITLAWANLEKLDCHLLIEERVKGSYSENASGNNFLFHLMGAKSIQMHPGKSDMMALMEKKAEELKKQGKKPYIVPGGGSNGIGALGYSSCALEIMEQLSKESLDIDTIVVPSGSSGTHAGMAVALKALNSKIKLVGINVSRPTDIQKDVVFKVAQEHIEVLGLDKDILKKDDLICLDNYVGEGYSLKTDGMKNAVELFAREESILLDPVYTGKVADGFLDLVKNDYFKDGSNVLFLHTGGSIALFEYLKYFKD; this is encoded by the coding sequence ATGGATTTAAATAGATTTAAAAAAAGAGGATATGTAAAAAGACCAACATATATAGAACCACTTAAAAACTTAACGAAGGTTATGGATAAAAATATTTCTCTTTATGTTAAAAGAGATGACATGTTAGAAAGTGGCGGAAATAAAACTAGAAAACTAGATTATTTAATTGCAGATGCCATAGAAAAAGGTTGCGATACACTTATTACTTGTGGTGCCGTGCAATCAAATCATTGTAGAATTACACTAGCTTGGGCAAATCTTGAGAAATTAGATTGTCACTTGCTTATTGAAGAGAGAGTTAAAGGCTCATATAGTGAAAATGCAAGTGGAAATAACTTCTTATTCCACCTAATGGGTGCGAAGTCTATTCAAATGCATCCAGGAAAAAGCGACATGATGGCTTTAATGGAAAAGAAAGCTGAAGAACTAAAAAAACAAGGTAAAAAACCTTATATAGTTCCAGGTGGCGGTTCAAATGGAATTGGTGCATTAGGTTATTCATCTTGTGCTCTTGAAATAATGGAACAATTATCAAAAGAGTCTTTAGATATTGATACAATTGTAGTGCCGTCAGGAAGTTCTGGAACACATGCGGGAATGGCAGTTGCATTAAAAGCATTAAATAGTAAAATAAAATTAGTAGGTATTAATGTTTCAAGACCTACGGACATACAAAAAGATGTAGTGTTTAAAGTAGCTCAAGAACATATTGAGGTACTTGGACTTGATAAAGATATATTAAAAAAAGATGATTTAATTTGCCTAGATAATTATGTTGGAGAAGGTTATTCTTTAAAGACTGATGGTATGAAAAATGCAGTTGAACTATTTGCAAGAGAAGAGAGTATTTTACTTGATCCTGTATATACAGGAAAAGTAGCAGATGGATTTTTAGATTTAGTCAAAAATGACTACTTTAAAGATGGTTCAAATGTATTATTTTTACATACTGGTGGGTCTATAGCTTTATTTGAATATTTAAAATATTTTAAGGATTAG
- a CDS encoding LysR substrate-binding domain-containing protein produces the protein MTIREMDIFVSVAESTNLTEVSVNMKLTQPSISITIKTIEKEFNEKMFDRIGKKLVINERGRILYEEILPILSSLKEFQNKFSKHKLLGNIKVAATNTIGVYVLPFILYDYNKTYNDVKITHFYKDYNSIISLINMGQIDVGFVESEIKDKNIIKELLYKDELIVVSSDKELTKKSFYIDQLFNKEWIIREESSGVMKVFFDYLGELKSQLNITLALEHALAIKQILKQHKDTISILPAKSVEDELKNNLLYKIDIINMKFERNCYMVYHKNKFKNAVFESFRKYILENINQPSITNL, from the coding sequence ATGACAATCAGAGAAATGGATATATTTGTTAGTGTTGCTGAATCAACTAATCTAACAGAAGTATCAGTTAATATGAAATTGACACAACCTAGTATCTCTATAACTATTAAAACTATTGAAAAAGAATTTAATGAAAAAATGTTTGATAGAATTGGGAAAAAACTAGTAATAAATGAAAGAGGACGAATACTATATGAAGAAATTCTTCCAATACTAAGTAGTCTAAAAGAATTTCAAAACAAATTCTCAAAGCATAAACTCCTTGGAAATATAAAAGTTGCAGCAACAAATACAATTGGAGTATATGTATTACCTTTTATCCTTTATGATTATAATAAAACTTATAATGATGTTAAAATCACCCACTTTTATAAAGACTATAACTCAATTATCTCTTTAATTAATATGGGGCAAATAGATGTAGGGTTTGTAGAAAGTGAAATAAAAGATAAAAATATTATTAAAGAACTATTATATAAAGATGAACTAATAGTTGTTAGTTCAGATAAAGAACTTACAAAAAAAAGTTTTTATATTGATCAACTATTTAATAAAGAATGGATAATTAGAGAAGAAAGCTCAGGAGTAATGAAAGTATTTTTTGATTACTTAGGTGAGTTAAAAAGTCAACTTAATATTACTTTAGCATTAGAACATGCTTTGGCTATAAAACAAATACTAAAACAACATAAAGACACTATTTCTATTTTACCTGCTAAAAGTGTAGAAGATGAACTTAAAAATAATCTACTTTATAAAATTGATATTATCAATATGAAATTTGAAAGAAATTGTTATATGGTTTATCATAAGAATAAATTTAAAAATGCGGTATTTGAATCTTTCAGAAAATATATCTTAGAAAATATAAATCAACCCTCAATAACTAACTTATAA
- the rpsG gene encoding 30S ribosomal protein S7, whose amino-acid sequence MRRRKAPVREIMADPIYNSKVITKFINTVMLDGRKSTAQKIMYGAIANLDARGEEAGIELFEKAIENIKPLLEVKSRRVGGATYQVPVEVRPVRRQTLALRWLVDAARKRNERTMVERLANELFESANERGSSFKKKEDMHKMAEANKAFAHYRW is encoded by the coding sequence ATGAGAAGAAGAAAAGCTCCAGTTAGAGAAATTATGGCTGATCCTATCTACAATAGTAAAGTGATCACTAAATTTATTAACACAGTAATGTTAGACGGTAGAAAATCTACTGCACAAAAAATCATGTATGGTGCAATTGCAAACTTAGATGCAAGAGGTGAAGAAGCTGGAATCGAATTATTCGAAAAAGCTATTGAGAACATCAAACCACTTTTAGAAGTTAAATCTAGAAGAGTTGGTGGAGCTACTTACCAAGTACCAGTTGAAGTTAGACCTGTAAGAAGACAAACTTTAGCATTAAGATGGTTAGTTGACGCAGCTAGAAAAAGAAACGAAAGAACTATGGTTGAGAGATTAGCTAATGAGTTATTCGAATCTGCAAATGAAAGAGGATCATCTTTCAAGAAAAAAGAAGATATGCATAAAATGGCTGAAGCCAACAAAGCATTCGCTCACTACAGATGGTAA